From Coffea arabica cultivar ET-39 chromosome 2e, Coffea Arabica ET-39 HiFi, whole genome shotgun sequence, the proteins below share one genomic window:
- the LOC113730087 gene encoding sister chromatid cohesion protein PDS5 homolog D-like isoform X5, protein MMALISDRLLRHPNTDVRISVMSCICEVLRISSPHQPYENERMKVKCCIILLDIGCDSLVTKIFEVLLSTIKFNHPQAVFSYMEDIMTWLLDESDDIPLGLLKPILASVQKENQ, encoded by the exons ATGATGGCTTTGATCTCTGATAGGCTGCTTAGACATCCTAATACAGATGTCAGGATTTCAGTTATGTCTTGCATCTGTGAGGTGTTAAGGATTAGTTCTCCGCATCAACCTTATGAGAATGAAAGAATGAAG GTCAAATGCTGCATCATCTTGCTGGACATAGGCTGCGACTCATTGGTCACTAAAATCTTCGAAGTCCTTCTAAGTACCATTAA GTTCAACCACCCACAAGCTGTATTCTCATACATGGAAGATATTATGACTTGGCTTTTAGATGAGAGTGATGACATCCCATTGGGTCTTTTAAAGCCGATTCTAGCTAGTGTGCAAAAGGAAAACCAG TGA
- the LOC113730087 gene encoding uncharacterized protein isoform X3: MPRNASWGQCGLISAHLESTTLELAHGHAPFSKYPPMKVPLMTIQNAPPGLDYDRDKKFPKCFKEMVAMCLVKDLTKRLTAEKLLKHSFFKNAKPPELSVQKVSADLPPLWNHVKLKDAAQLALKKMPSAKQEALSHV; the protein is encoded by the exons ATGCCGAGAAATGCCAGCTGGGGACAATGTG GGCTGATATCTGCTCATTTGGAATCCACCACACTGGAGTTGGCTCATGGTCATGCACCATTCTCGAAATATCCCCCAATGAAG GTTCCTTTGATGACCATACAAAATGCGCCTCCTGGACTTGATTATGACCGCGATAAAAAGTTCCCCAAG TGTTTTAAAGAAATGGTTGCAATGTGCTTGGTGAAAGACTTGACAAAGAGGCTAACTGCAGAGAAACTATTGAAACATTCCTTTTTCAAGAATGCAAAGCCTCCAGAGCTTTCTGTGCAAAAAGTCTCTGCTGACTTACCTCCGTTGTGGAATCATGTTAAG CTTAAGGATGCTGCACAACTAGCTTTGAAGAAAATGCCTTCAGCTAAACAGGAAGCATTATCACACGTCTAA
- the LOC113730087 gene encoding uncharacterized protein isoform X1, translating to MPRNASWGQCGLISAHLESTTLELAHGHAPFSKYPPMKVPLMTIQNAPPGLDYDRDKKFPKCFKEMVAMCLVKDLTKRLTAEKLLKHSFFKNAKPPELSVQKVSADLPPLWNHVKANLSLKDAAQLALKKMPSAKQEALSHV from the exons ATGCCGAGAAATGCCAGCTGGGGACAATGTG GGCTGATATCTGCTCATTTGGAATCCACCACACTGGAGTTGGCTCATGGTCATGCACCATTCTCGAAATATCCCCCAATGAAG GTTCCTTTGATGACCATACAAAATGCGCCTCCTGGACTTGATTATGACCGCGATAAAAAGTTCCCCAAG TGTTTTAAAGAAATGGTTGCAATGTGCTTGGTGAAAGACTTGACAAAGAGGCTAACTGCAGAGAAACTATTGAAACATTCCTTTTTCAAGAATGCAAAGCCTCCAGAGCTTTCTGTGCAAAAAGTCTCTGCTGACTTACCTCCGTTGTGGAATCATGTTAAGGCAAATTTGAGT CTTAAGGATGCTGCACAACTAGCTTTGAAGAAAATGCCTTCAGCTAAACAGGAAGCATTATCACACGTCTAA
- the LOC113730087 gene encoding uncharacterized protein isoform X4: MPRNASWGQCGLISAHLESTTLELAHGHAPFSKYPPMKVPLMTIQNAPPGLDYDRDKKFPKCFKEMVAMCLVKDLTKRLTAEKLLKHSFFKNAKPPELSVQKVSADLPPLWNHLKDAAQLALKKMPSAKQEALSHV, from the exons ATGCCGAGAAATGCCAGCTGGGGACAATGTG GGCTGATATCTGCTCATTTGGAATCCACCACACTGGAGTTGGCTCATGGTCATGCACCATTCTCGAAATATCCCCCAATGAAG GTTCCTTTGATGACCATACAAAATGCGCCTCCTGGACTTGATTATGACCGCGATAAAAAGTTCCCCAAG TGTTTTAAAGAAATGGTTGCAATGTGCTTGGTGAAAGACTTGACAAAGAGGCTAACTGCAGAGAAACTATTGAAACATTCCTTTTTCAAGAATGCAAAGCCTCCAGAGCTTTCTGTGCAAAAAGTCTCTGCTGACTTACCTCCGTTGTGGAATCAT CTTAAGGATGCTGCACAACTAGCTTTGAAGAAAATGCCTTCAGCTAAACAGGAAGCATTATCACACGTCTAA
- the LOC113730087 gene encoding uncharacterized protein isoform X2, producing the protein MWCSSSWLISAHLESTTLELAHGHAPFSKYPPMKVPLMTIQNAPPGLDYDRDKKFPKCFKEMVAMCLVKDLTKRLTAEKLLKHSFFKNAKPPELSVQKVSADLPPLWNHVKANLSLKDAAQLALKKMPSAKQEALSHV; encoded by the exons ATGTGGTGCTCATCTTCtt GGCTGATATCTGCTCATTTGGAATCCACCACACTGGAGTTGGCTCATGGTCATGCACCATTCTCGAAATATCCCCCAATGAAG GTTCCTTTGATGACCATACAAAATGCGCCTCCTGGACTTGATTATGACCGCGATAAAAAGTTCCCCAAG TGTTTTAAAGAAATGGTTGCAATGTGCTTGGTGAAAGACTTGACAAAGAGGCTAACTGCAGAGAAACTATTGAAACATTCCTTTTTCAAGAATGCAAAGCCTCCAGAGCTTTCTGTGCAAAAAGTCTCTGCTGACTTACCTCCGTTGTGGAATCATGTTAAGGCAAATTTGAGT CTTAAGGATGCTGCACAACTAGCTTTGAAGAAAATGCCTTCAGCTAAACAGGAAGCATTATCACACGTCTAA